The Candidatus Roseilinea sp. genome contains a region encoding:
- a CDS encoding xylulokinase, producing the protein MTSPSALLLGIDIGTTNLKALVFNRAGRVVAHASAPTPTHYLGAGQAYYEPEEIWQQVLGLIRTAVSQVEQARKIAGVACSSMGESGVPIDGEGHPLYHAIAWFDRRTEPQAAYLAEHIGREHIFKSCGLDVYPIYGLCKILWLQDNHSDVLARAERWLNMADFIAYRLCGVAATDYSLASRTLALDLRGLRWNDDLLHAIGIRPSLLAPLMPSGTHLGSILPEVARATGLPESVQVATGGHDHVCAALAAGVIRPSDVLDSIGTAEALFMPLSNVLDDITLARMGYAQGVHVAGGYYILGGQFSSGAAIEWFKQVLGESHDYSILIEEAKRVPPGSEGVSFLPHLRAANTPYNDPLAMGAFLGLTTDVRRGNLFRALLEGIAMEMRSALYPLLALQQRTPERIRATGGGTRNALLMQIKADVFGGRIDIFDVEEGAALGAAMLAGIAGGVYADIEEAVSVVTASHPVTVVSPSEHAAFYDRLYTEVYQHVYSALHPINQAIRRLLSQG; encoded by the coding sequence ATGACCTCACCAAGCGCACTGCTGCTCGGTATTGACATCGGGACGACGAATCTGAAAGCACTTGTCTTCAACAGGGCGGGGCGCGTCGTCGCTCATGCCAGCGCTCCAACCCCGACGCATTACCTAGGCGCGGGGCAGGCGTATTACGAACCTGAGGAGATTTGGCAACAAGTGCTCGGCTTGATTCGAACCGCAGTCTCCCAAGTCGAGCAAGCGCGGAAGATTGCCGGCGTGGCCTGCTCCAGTATGGGAGAGTCGGGAGTGCCGATAGACGGAGAAGGTCATCCGCTTTACCACGCTATTGCTTGGTTCGACCGCCGAACAGAGCCACAGGCTGCCTACCTGGCGGAACATATTGGTCGAGAGCACATTTTCAAGTCTTGCGGGCTAGATGTCTATCCGATTTACGGCCTGTGCAAGATACTCTGGCTGCAAGACAATCATTCTGATGTGCTTGCGCGTGCGGAGCGCTGGCTAAACATGGCCGATTTCATTGCCTATAGGCTATGTGGCGTTGCTGCTACCGATTACTCGCTCGCCTCGCGCACGTTGGCGCTGGATCTCCGCGGCCTCCGTTGGAACGATGACTTGCTGCATGCGATAGGAATCCGGCCATCGCTTCTGGCACCACTTATGCCGAGCGGCACACACCTCGGATCTATCTTGCCCGAGGTGGCCCGGGCAACGGGTTTACCGGAATCTGTGCAAGTAGCGACCGGTGGACACGACCATGTCTGTGCCGCGTTAGCAGCGGGCGTCATACGCCCGAGTGATGTCCTCGATTCAATTGGCACAGCCGAAGCGCTGTTCATGCCGCTCTCCAACGTGCTCGACGACATCACATTGGCACGGATGGGTTACGCACAAGGTGTTCACGTCGCGGGCGGGTACTACATCCTTGGTGGACAGTTTTCTTCTGGGGCAGCAATCGAGTGGTTCAAACAGGTGCTTGGCGAAAGCCACGACTATTCCATTTTGATCGAGGAGGCGAAGCGCGTTCCACCGGGCAGCGAGGGTGTAAGCTTTCTGCCCCATCTGCGTGCAGCTAATACGCCTTACAACGATCCACTCGCGATGGGTGCATTTCTCGGTCTGACGACGGATGTGCGCAGAGGCAATCTCTTTCGCGCACTCCTCGAAGGGATAGCGATGGAGATGCGCAGCGCTCTCTATCCGCTCCTGGCTTTACAGCAGCGAACTCCTGAGCGCATCCGTGCTACGGGCGGTGGCACACGCAATGCGCTGCTCATGCAAATCAAAGCTGATGTATTTGGTGGCCGCATAGACATCTTCGATGTCGAAGAAGGTGCTGCATTGGGAGCTGCTATGCTTGCCGGTATAGCTGGTGGCGTTTACGCGGACATTGAAGAGGCTGTGAGTGTCGTCACGGCCTCTCATCCTGTAACCGTCGTGTCACCCAGCGAACATGCGGCCTTCTATGACCGTCTCTACACAGAGGTTTACCAACACGTTTACTCCGCGCTTCATCCAATCAACCAAGCCATACGCCGGTTGCTCAGTCAAGGCTAG
- a CDS encoding sugar ABC transporter permease, which yields MATIATTQIPQKHIRLAQHRDRVKRFFLLPAVVWVLAFSIFPLVYALYNSLFSFRFGRINEFVGLQNFGRLLTDANLHSGLRTTLIFVAATVIVQMILGFGLALLLNQEMRGKNVLRAIMILPLFATPVAIGYLGITIFYEQNGPLNVFLRALGIEPVPWLSNPFWALIAVILVDIWQWTPFVFLVSLAALQALPIDLYEAAEVDGASRFAAFRYITLPLMLPTLFLILLLRLVEAFKVFDIPTSLTLGGPGRATEVYSLFTYRTAMRFFDHGYAAAQGFLLLVIVSVIVTLLFRRIGRLYDVES from the coding sequence ATGGCGACGATTGCGACTACCCAGATTCCTCAAAAGCACATCAGACTCGCCCAGCACCGTGATCGGGTCAAGCGTTTCTTTCTTCTGCCGGCCGTTGTGTGGGTGCTTGCCTTTTCAATCTTCCCGCTGGTTTATGCGCTCTACAACAGTCTGTTCAGCTTTCGCTTCGGACGGATCAATGAGTTTGTCGGCTTACAGAACTTTGGGCGTCTCCTCACGGATGCCAATCTTCATTCAGGGCTGCGCACTACACTGATATTCGTAGCTGCCACGGTGATCGTGCAAATGATCCTGGGCTTTGGGCTCGCATTGCTTCTCAACCAAGAGATGCGTGGCAAGAACGTGTTGCGCGCAATCATGATCCTCCCGCTCTTCGCAACGCCAGTAGCAATTGGTTATCTGGGCATCACCATCTTCTACGAGCAAAACGGACCGCTGAATGTATTCTTGCGCGCGCTCGGCATCGAGCCGGTGCCTTGGCTGTCTAATCCTTTCTGGGCGCTCATAGCAGTCATTCTGGTTGATATCTGGCAGTGGACGCCTTTCGTCTTTCTCGTTTCTCTCGCTGCCTTACAGGCCCTGCCAATAGATCTCTATGAAGCAGCAGAAGTAGATGGCGCTTCGCGCTTTGCCGCATTTCGATACATTACGCTTCCCCTTATGCTACCCACACTGTTCCTCATACTGCTTCTGCGGCTCGTCGAGGCATTCAAGGTGTTCGACATCCCCACCAGCCTCACGTTGGGCGGCCCAGGACGAGCCACGGAGGTCTACAGCCTGTTCACCTATCGAACAGCGATGCGCTTCTTCGATCACGGATACGCCGCTGCGCAGGGGTTTCTATTGTTGGTTATCGTGAGCGTCATCGTCACCCTACTCTTCCGGCGAATCGGTCGGCTTTACGACGTGGAGAGCTGA
- a CDS encoding sugar ABC transporter permease: MFRKLSPAAQVLTLGLLFVAVAWVALPFYWAFLNSIKKPADTFANTFVPFLQFQPTIDHWIGELAIPETRQALLNSTAIALGAATLSIFIGTPAAYALARFRFRRPSNGFLTTWFLSQRILPPVLFVVPFFLIMRELRLLDSIVALVLLNATFTLPFSVIILSQMFRELPRELEEAAYVDGATTLQAFLRVALPLVLPGLVAAWIICMAFSWNEFLFALSLTTKAAIPMPVIIAGAEHTRGVQFWYVGVRTLLTLLPPTILALLAQRYIVRGLTFGAVKG; encoded by the coding sequence ATGTTTCGCAAACTTTCTCCCGCTGCTCAAGTGCTCACATTGGGGCTACTCTTCGTGGCCGTAGCGTGGGTTGCTCTACCCTTCTACTGGGCTTTTCTCAACTCGATCAAAAAACCCGCCGATACCTTCGCTAACACCTTCGTTCCATTTCTTCAGTTCCAGCCCACCATAGACCATTGGATTGGTGAACTGGCCATTCCAGAGACGCGACAGGCGTTGCTCAACAGCACTGCCATCGCACTCGGTGCGGCCACCCTCTCTATCTTTATCGGCACACCGGCGGCATATGCCCTAGCACGCTTTCGTTTCCGTCGCCCAAGCAATGGCTTTCTGACCACGTGGTTTCTCTCGCAGCGCATTCTGCCGCCGGTACTCTTCGTTGTCCCCTTCTTCCTCATCATGCGAGAGCTACGCCTACTGGATAGTATCGTGGCGCTCGTGTTGTTAAACGCCACTTTCACGCTGCCCTTCTCTGTGATTATCTTGAGTCAGATGTTTCGGGAGCTGCCACGCGAACTCGAGGAGGCGGCCTACGTGGATGGAGCAACGACGCTACAAGCTTTCTTGCGCGTCGCACTTCCGCTCGTGCTGCCCGGTTTGGTGGCAGCTTGGATCATCTGCATGGCCTTCAGTTGGAACGAGTTTCTATTTGCGCTGTCTTTGACCACTAAGGCCGCCATTCCGATGCCTGTAATCATCGCCGGCGCGGAACACACGCGCGGCGTACAGTTCTGGTATGTGGGCGTGCGCACATTGCTTACGTTACTTCCGCCCACCATCCTCGCCTTATTGGCACAGCGGTACATCGTTCGTGGCCTGACATTTGGCGCAGTGAAGGGTTAA
- a CDS encoding GlcNAc-PI de-N-acetylase, producing the protein MFLFISPHLDDVALSCGGLVYRLASAGRSVTIATVCTADPPVDWPLSEAAQHEHRQWQLGDQPYQGRRAEDMHACRLLGATPLHLNLLDAIYRRDAHGAPLYTNDFIGGAVHPYDWQAQFPQARAALALLVQGATQVYCPLAIGGHVDHVIVRRAVESLAGQDAIRYYEDFPYADKFDQLDLPRGCTLEQIALNACEVDARIRAIACYGSQLSAVFGSAAAMPERVRGYVSRAGGERYWACRTDL; encoded by the coding sequence GTGTTCCTCTTTATCTCGCCGCACCTCGACGATGTCGCCCTGTCCTGTGGCGGGCTGGTCTATCGCCTCGCGTCTGCCGGCCGGTCGGTCACCATTGCGACGGTATGCACGGCGGATCCGCCAGTGGATTGGCCGTTGTCGGAGGCTGCGCAGCATGAGCACCGGCAATGGCAGCTCGGCGACCAACCTTACCAGGGCCGTCGCGCTGAAGATATGCATGCCTGTCGCCTATTAGGGGCAACCCCGCTGCACCTTAATTTGCTCGACGCCATTTATCGGCGGGACGCACACGGCGCGCCGCTCTATACGAACGACTTCATCGGCGGCGCGGTTCATCCTTATGATTGGCAAGCGCAGTTCCCTCAGGCGCGGGCCGCGCTAGCGCTGCTCGTCCAGGGCGCGACACAGGTCTATTGCCCGTTGGCCATCGGCGGGCATGTGGATCACGTCATCGTCCGCCGCGCTGTCGAATCGCTGGCCGGCCAAGACGCCATCCGCTACTACGAGGACTTTCCCTACGCGGACAAATTCGATCAACTCGACCTGCCGCGGGGATGCACGCTTGAGCAGATTGCGTTAAATGCGTGCGAAGTGGACGCGCGCATTCGCGCGATTGCGTGCTATGGGTCGCAGTTATCCGCCGTGTTTGGGTCGGCGGCAGCGATGCCGGAGCGCGTGCGTGGCTACGTATCGCGGGCGGGGGGTGAGCGTTACTGGGCGTGTCGCACCGATTTGTGA